A window from Fibrobacter sp. UWB11 encodes these proteins:
- a CDS encoding YkgJ family cysteine cluster protein, protein MNAYKEYFPTKAYRIAEMRLSTLLRVERDRLDAIAASLGRESAIGPDNLREQLPEILKFTEAYHTAYDLYLKAVLVQQPRPIQCRPACGNCCHHYPMSVEPFELIFMYSELRKRDDLLSLMEACQMRSDKFESLFESRKEEGFSEDDAEDKALHDYFSWWRSCPFSDMAGDCTVYPLRTVSCRMYFSETDPQYCTPDMLQTEKNDSYIVYMPDVVEDAVYGISEHYAALELPESFFGGLLALNGYEGVLGA, encoded by the coding sequence ATGAATGCTTATAAAGAGTATTTTCCGACCAAGGCCTACCGCATTGCCGAAATGCGGCTGTCCACTCTGCTTAGAGTGGAACGGGATAGGCTTGATGCGATTGCCGCGTCGCTTGGGCGCGAGTCTGCGATTGGTCCCGATAATTTGCGGGAGCAGTTGCCCGAAATACTCAAGTTTACTGAAGCGTATCATACGGCTTATGACCTGTATTTAAAGGCTGTGCTTGTCCAACAGCCGCGACCCATCCAGTGTAGGCCTGCTTGTGGAAATTGTTGCCACCATTACCCGATGTCGGTGGAACCTTTTGAACTGATTTTCATGTACAGCGAGCTCCGCAAGAGGGACGACCTCTTGTCCTTGATGGAGGCTTGTCAAATGCGTTCGGACAAATTTGAATCGCTTTTTGAATCTCGCAAGGAAGAAGGTTTTTCTGAAGATGATGCCGAAGATAAGGCGCTGCATGACTATTTTTCGTGGTGGCGTTCTTGCCCGTTTTCGGATATGGCGGGGGATTGTACGGTCTACCCGTTGCGGACGGTTTCTTGCCGCATGTATTTTAGCGAGACTGATCCGCAGTATTGCACGCCCGATATGCTCCAGACCGAAAAAAACGATAGCTATATAGTTTATATGCCAGATGTTGTTGAAGATGCCGTTTATGGTATCTCGGAACATTATGCAGCGCTAGAACTGCCGGAGAGTTTTTTTGGCGGTCTTCTTGCGCTAAATGGCTATGAAGGAGTCTTGGGCGCGTGA
- a CDS encoding thioesterase family protein produces MAVAMEENENPVKFEKLFKVTPEMIDENKHMNNVWAVQWVQDISIAHSDSVGATDVMYQLGCGWMIHTQFVEYKNQAFLGDEIRGTTWVASYSKVMSVRKCRFERVSDGKVVFESETQWVLMDMKKGRPFAIPQEIKDRFQVK; encoded by the coding sequence ATGGCTGTTGCAATGGAAGAAAATGAGAACCCGGTGAAGTTTGAAAAGCTTTTTAAGGTTACTCCCGAAATGATTGATGAAAATAAGCACATGAACAACGTTTGGGCGGTACAGTGGGTCCAGGATATTTCGATAGCTCATTCTGATTCCGTTGGTGCAACGGATGTGATGTATCAGTTAGGTTGCGGTTGGATGATTCACACGCAGTTCGTGGAATACAAGAATCAGGCATTCTTGGGTGATGAAATCCGTGGAACTACATGGGTTGCTAGTTACAGTAAAGTGATGAGCGTCCGCAAGTGCCGCTTTGAACGCGTCTCCGATGGCAAGGTCGTTTTCGAATCCGAAACGCAGTGGGTCCTCATGGATATGAAAAAGGGACGGCCATTCGCCATCCCGCAAGAAATCAAGGATAGATTCCAAGTCAAGTAA
- a CDS encoding tetratricopeptide repeat protein — MKKYSFRTGIMRKISQGKWMRSAAIALTLCVAGCNLFHPTGSRDAESDDSAALTRDGYLEFQKSNYDSARKFFNKAIRADSGNSEAWIGLSKSVLKTQDGLNVFELASLAQKTEKDGKSSNGFLDMSDAKADSISRGIDSVLFYLDKFIARDTTDRTDKKVRFSTIADSYTILQLTKAALRIRNVHTQLTNVVSADNAGMMVNLNTLNDLGDSLKPFLNDMAAAAEAIKASPESAAEIIKAYLPDSTRDAFNDEDYADISVGLANTVIELNDRAQTVGEDRNDVFFKFGNHIDDDGDGCVDEEVVDNYDNDGDGEVDEDARDYRTVVLVKRPQNYAELVAQGMDPKTYDLTKAQVDTLKFIGSYQSVDINMDGTFGPADRSLPEEYWQPLDESEWHYVYRDPNMRDSLDNHLLKFAIDLSFPGKDLDEKIKNKELIRNDTNVNNIKYNLQKRKEMVGGCWKYYTEEQFLQWFEGRIVK; from the coding sequence ATGAAAAAATATTCTTTCAGGACTGGCATTATGAGAAAAATTTCGCAAGGCAAATGGATGAGGTCTGCAGCCATCGCATTGACTCTTTGCGTTGCAGGTTGCAATCTGTTCCACCCGACAGGCAGCCGCGATGCCGAAAGTGACGATTCAGCGGCCCTCACTCGAGATGGCTACCTGGAGTTCCAGAAGTCGAACTACGATTCAGCACGCAAATTTTTCAACAAAGCTATACGTGCAGACTCGGGCAATTCCGAGGCTTGGATCGGGCTTTCAAAATCCGTCCTGAAGACTCAAGATGGGCTTAATGTTTTCGAGCTCGCCTCTTTAGCGCAAAAGACTGAAAAAGACGGCAAGAGTTCTAACGGATTTCTCGACATGAGCGATGCGAAAGCCGATAGCATTTCGAGAGGAATCGATTCCGTCTTGTTCTACCTAGACAAATTTATTGCCCGCGACACAACCGACAGAACCGACAAGAAAGTTCGATTCAGCACCATCGCAGACAGCTACACCATCCTCCAGCTCACCAAGGCTGCCCTCCGCATCAGGAACGTCCATACCCAACTCACGAACGTTGTCTCGGCCGACAATGCCGGTATGATGGTGAACCTCAATACGCTCAACGATCTCGGAGACAGCCTCAAGCCGTTCCTCAACGACATGGCTGCAGCCGCCGAAGCCATAAAAGCCTCGCCAGAAAGCGCTGCCGAAATTATCAAGGCATACCTCCCCGACTCCACACGAGATGCATTTAACGACGAAGATTATGCAGACATTTCCGTCGGTCTTGCAAATACAGTCATTGAACTGAACGACAGAGCCCAAACCGTTGGAGAAGACCGCAACGACGTGTTCTTCAAATTCGGAAACCACATCGATGATGATGGTGACGGTTGTGTAGACGAAGAAGTTGTCGACAATTACGATAACGACGGTGATGGAGAAGTCGATGAAGATGCTCGCGATTACCGCACCGTTGTCTTAGTGAAAAGACCTCAAAACTACGCAGAACTCGTCGCACAAGGAATGGACCCGAAAACATACGACCTCACCAAAGCCCAAGTCGACACACTCAAGTTTATTGGGAGTTACCAATCGGTCGATATCAACATGGACGGTACGTTTGGCCCTGCCGATAGATCCTTACCCGAAGAATACTGGCAACCTTTAGACGAATCGGAATGGCATTACGTTTATAGAGACCCGAATATGCGAGATTCTCTTGACAACCATCTGCTCAAGTTCGCCATTGATTTATCATTCCCCGGAAAAGATCTTGACGAAAAGATCAAAAATAAGGAACTTATCCGCAACGATACCAATGTGAACAACATTAAATACAACTTGCAAAAGCGTAAAGAAATGGTCGGCGGATGCTGGAAATACTACACTGAAGAACAATTCCTCCAGTGGTTCGAAGGGAGAATTGTAAAATGA
- the glgB gene encoding 1,4-alpha-glucan branching protein GlgB, translating into MEWNDFTSLTAENMQAIWDFKTKDPFSILGIHPLETDRGIKTVIRTYQPQASFVRGETCDGTEEFDFVKLGDTGFFEAILDKEFEPFFYNLIIRQGDGNEYTLTDPYAFLPVLSEFDRHLIATGTHYELYRKLGANIVEHQGFKGIHFAVWAPNARAVSVVGNFNSWDGRRHQMRMLGSSGIWEIFIPNLGEGELYRFEIHGADGQLHVKVDPLAKLAEVRPATASITTHLDGYEWGDDLYMKTHWATKVFGSPMNIYEVHAGSWRRDPSNPDRFLNWDELSERLIPYLKEMGYTHVEFLPLAEHPLDESWGYQVTGYYSPTSRYGTPDQFRHFVDLCHQNEIGVILDWVPAHFPKDAHALGRFDGTACYEHADPRQGEHPHWGTYIFNLGRNEVKNFLIANAMYWLKEFHCDGLRVDAVASMLYLDYGKGPGEWVPNKDGGNINYDTLEFLKHLNSIMGRLTPHAILIAEESTSFPSITRPPEQGGLGFHYKWNMGWMNDFLSYIQHEPIHRKYHHNQLTFSMVYAYSENFIQVFSHDEVVHGKGSMLGKMPGDNWQKFANLRLTYAFQYAHPGKKLNFMGNEFGQFREWNEKRSLDWHLVSWDSHGKLLEMMKVLNHIYKENAPLWEIDHYYTGFEWIWCDDADNSIVSFVRKDDHGNMILCVFNFTPVVRNDYRLGAPARGAWKEIFNTDAAMFGGSNVGNLGEVWTQDIPWQNRQCSLNIKLPPLAAVYFKLER; encoded by the coding sequence ATGGAATGGAATGATTTTACCAGCCTCACTGCAGAAAACATGCAGGCAATCTGGGACTTCAAGACTAAGGACCCGTTTTCGATTTTGGGCATTCATCCGCTCGAAACAGACCGTGGAATAAAGACTGTTATCCGCACCTACCAGCCGCAAGCAAGCTTTGTCCGCGGTGAAACTTGCGACGGCACCGAAGAATTCGACTTTGTAAAACTGGGTGACACAGGATTTTTCGAAGCCATCCTCGATAAGGAATTCGAACCGTTCTTTTACAATTTGATTATCCGCCAAGGAGACGGCAACGAGTACACGCTCACGGATCCGTACGCATTCCTTCCTGTACTTAGCGAATTTGACCGCCACCTGATTGCAACAGGCACGCATTACGAGCTTTATCGCAAGCTGGGCGCCAACATCGTCGAACACCAAGGCTTCAAGGGAATCCATTTTGCAGTATGGGCTCCGAACGCTCGCGCCGTTTCTGTCGTCGGCAACTTCAACAGCTGGGACGGACGCCGTCACCAAATGCGCATGCTCGGTTCTAGCGGCATTTGGGAAATCTTCATTCCAAACCTTGGCGAAGGCGAACTCTACCGTTTTGAAATTCACGGAGCCGATGGCCAGCTTCACGTAAAAGTGGACCCGCTCGCAAAGCTCGCTGAAGTCCGCCCGGCAACGGCATCCATCACGACTCACCTCGATGGTTATGAATGGGGCGACGATCTTTACATGAAGACGCACTGGGCAACAAAGGTCTTCGGTTCGCCGATGAACATTTACGAAGTCCATGCAGGCTCCTGGCGCAGAGACCCGTCCAATCCGGATAGATTCCTCAACTGGGACGAACTCTCTGAACGCCTCATCCCGTACCTCAAGGAAATGGGCTATACGCACGTGGAATTCTTGCCGCTTGCAGAACACCCGCTCGATGAATCCTGGGGCTACCAGGTGACCGGCTACTATTCACCGACAAGCCGTTACGGTACACCGGACCAGTTCCGTCACTTTGTGGACCTTTGCCACCAGAACGAAATCGGTGTGATCTTGGACTGGGTTCCGGCACACTTCCCGAAGGATGCACACGCACTCGGACGTTTCGACGGCACCGCCTGCTACGAGCACGCCGACCCGCGTCAGGGCGAACACCCGCACTGGGGCACATACATCTTTAACCTCGGCCGTAACGAAGTCAAGAACTTCCTTATTGCTAACGCCATGTACTGGCTCAAGGAGTTCCACTGCGACGGTCTCCGCGTCGATGCAGTGGCATCTATGCTCTACCTCGATTACGGTAAGGGTCCGGGCGAATGGGTGCCGAACAAGGACGGCGGCAACATCAACTACGACACGCTCGAATTCCTGAAGCACTTAAACAGCATCATGGGCCGCTTGACCCCGCATGCAATTCTCATCGCCGAAGAATCGACAAGCTTCCCGAGCATCACTCGCCCGCCAGAGCAGGGCGGTCTCGGCTTCCACTACAAGTGGAACATGGGCTGGATGAACGACTTCTTGAGCTACATCCAGCACGAACCGATCCACCGCAAGTACCACCACAACCAGCTTACATTCAGCATGGTCTACGCTTATTCTGAAAATTTCATACAAGTTTTCAGCCATGACGAAGTGGTGCACGGCAAGGGCTCCATGCTCGGCAAGATGCCTGGCGACAACTGGCAGAAGTTTGCAAACCTCCGCCTCACCTACGCTTTCCAGTACGCACACCCGGGCAAGAAGCTCAACTTCATGGGCAACGAATTCGGTCAGTTCCGCGAATGGAACGAAAAGCGTTCGCTCGACTGGCACTTGGTCAGCTGGGATAGCCACGGCAAGCTCCTCGAAATGATGAAGGTCTTGAACCACATCTACAAGGAAAATGCTCCGCTGTGGGAAATCGACCATTACTACACCGGCTTTGAATGGATCTGGTGCGACGATGCCGACAATTCCATCGTAAGCTTTGTCCGTAAAGATGACCACGGCAACATGATTTTGTGCGTATTCAACTTTACGCCGGTTGTCCGTAACGATTACCGCCTGGGCGCTCCTGCTCGCGGTGCTTGGAAAGAAATTTTCAACACTGATGCAGCCATGTTCGGCGGATCTAACGTCGGTAATCTCGGTGAAGTCTGGACGCAAGACATTCCGTGGCAGAATCGCCAGTGCAGCTTAAACATCAAGCTTCCGCCTCTTGCGGCAGTCTACTTCAAGCTGGAGAGATAG